A single Colias croceus chromosome 10, ilColCroc2.1 DNA region contains:
- the LOC123694947 gene encoding peroxisomal membrane protein 11C-like — MSTVLEDVCELLDSYNGRDKVVRLACYTFKLYGCIKGDKPWQTAGSRLSNARMMLRLFDDIPMMRHTYNYGFGKHESSKIAATLGVLANCVDQMFLPVEKACWLHDVGILKLTPDVANKLEVFSTALWAASLYISLIQNFRSFRHLWWSRDCLQSTEDVSEAMRKVDIRLALQIITAGKLFLDITHAVSCLPAGWLWGEKIGSTKVAAIATTSSVIGIAMYFARKRLLK, encoded by the exons atgtcgACTGTGTTAGAAGATGTGTGCGAACTCTTAGATAGTTACAATGGAAGAGACAAG GTTGTCCGTCTAGCATGTTACACATTCAAGTTATATGGGTGCATCAAAGGAGACAAGCCATGGCAAACTGCTGGCTCTCGCCTCTCCAATGCAAGGATGATGTTAAGGCTGTTTGATGATATCCCTATGATGAGACACACTTATAACTATGGCTTTGGAAAACAT gAGTCATCGAAAATAGCAGCCACTCTCGGGGTGTTAGCAAATTGTGTGGACCAAATGTTCCTCCCAGTGGAGAAAGCATGTTGGTTACATGATGTGGGGATTCTGAAGCTGACTCCCGATGTAGCGAATAAATTAGAGGTGTTCAGCACGGCTCTGTGGGCTGCTAGCTTGTATATTTCACTTATACa aAACTTCCGTTCCTTCCGACACCTCTGGTGGTCTCGGGATTGCCTCCAAAGTACGGAAGACGTCAGCGAAGCGATGCGGAAAGTTGACATTCGTCTAGccttacaaataattacagcTGGGAAGTTATTCTTGGATATAACCCATGCGGTTAGCTGCTTACCTGCTGGATGGTTGTGGGGAGAGAAAATCGGTTCGACTAAAGTAGCAGCCATTGCTACCACCTCTTCTGTGATCGGTATCGCGATGTATTTCGCGAGGAAACGACTgctcaaataa